The following coding sequences lie in one Myxococcales bacterium genomic window:
- a CDS encoding ABC transporter permease, producing the protein MSSATQVFFRLEIAEAMRSRWLVFTAVVYGLVFAGFVWLGLRESRVMGFTGLSRVVLNVSNAIVLVVPLVALIATSQVIVKARHSGYFELMLSQPVRRSEWFVSAVASRLAVIVGPLLVLFAAALVGSALGAQPDAATGPIVARCLAVTVSLAWAFIGIGFWISASARTPERATVLALLAWVVASALHDFALIGALLRVRLPPEVVFVLAAANPVESARIAVLSGVDPELSVLGPVGFWLANTLGPRLMLAVGVAWPALLGTLGLLAAERRLVSSDLVN; encoded by the coding sequence ATGAGCTCCGCGACCCAGGTCTTCTTCCGCCTCGAGATCGCCGAGGCGATGCGCTCCCGCTGGCTCGTGTTCACGGCGGTCGTCTATGGCCTCGTGTTCGCCGGCTTCGTGTGGCTTGGCCTCCGCGAGAGCCGCGTCATGGGCTTCACGGGGCTGTCGCGGGTCGTGCTCAACGTGTCGAACGCGATCGTCTTGGTGGTGCCGCTGGTCGCGCTCATCGCCACGAGTCAGGTCATCGTCAAGGCCCGGCACAGCGGCTACTTCGAGCTCATGCTCTCGCAGCCGGTCCGCCGCAGCGAGTGGTTCGTCTCGGCGGTCGCCTCCCGCCTCGCCGTCATCGTCGGGCCGCTCCTCGTGCTGTTCGCCGCGGCGCTCGTCGGCTCGGCGCTCGGCGCGCAGCCCGACGCCGCGACCGGCCCCATCGTCGCCCGCTGCCTGGCCGTAACGGTCTCGCTCGCGTGGGCCTTCATTGGCATCGGCTTCTGGATCTCGGCCTCGGCGCGCACCCCCGAGCGGGCGACGGTGCTCGCCCTCCTCGCGTGGGTCGTGGCGAGCGCGCTGCACGACTTCGCGCTCATCGGCGCGCTGCTCCGCGTGAGGCTGCCGCCCGAGGTCGTCTTCGTGCTCGCCGCGGCGAACCCGGTCGAGTCGGCGCGCATCGCCGTGCTCAGCGGGGTCGACCCCGAGCTGTCGGTGCTCGGGCCGGTGGGGTTCTGGCTCGCCAACACGCTCGGGCCGCGCCTCATGCTCGCCGTCGGCGTGGCGTGGCCCGCGCTGCTCGGCACCCTTGGCCTGTTGGCGGCCGAGCGCCGCCTCGTGTCGTCGGATCTTGTGAACTAA
- a CDS encoding c-type cytochrome has protein sequence MKTLRNISSACATLALVLGVAGCSKDEPKPSTGATTGAAAAAAVDVKPIFAEKCVPCHGDKGKGDGPAAAALNPKPRDYTDKAWQASVTDEQIKKTIVYGGAAVGKSPNMPSAPDLDGKPEVVDGLVKYIRAFAK, from the coding sequence ATGAAGACTCTGCGCAACATCTCGTCCGCGTGCGCCACGCTCGCGCTGGTCCTCGGCGTCGCGGGCTGCAGCAAAGACGAGCCCAAGCCCAGCACCGGAGCGACCACCGGCGCCGCGGCCGCGGCCGCGGTGGACGTCAAGCCCATCTTCGCCGAAAAGTGTGTGCCCTGCCACGGCGACAAGGGCAAGGGCGACGGCCCGGCCGCCGCGGCGCTGAACCCGAAGCCGCGCGACTACACCGACAAGGCCTGGCAAGCCTCAGTCACCGACGAGCAGATCAAGAAGACCATCGTGTACGGGGGCGCGGCCGTGGGCAAGAGCCCCAACATGCCCTCGGCGCCCGACCTCGACGGCAAGCCCGAGGTCGTCGACGGCCTGGTCAAGTACATCCGGGCGTTCGCGAAGTAG
- a CDS encoding LysR family transcriptional regulator — MAPATPWLNYNHLFYFFVVVTEGGVAPASRKLRLSHPTVSEQIRALEAALGETLFFREGRRLALTDVGRHVFTYAEDIFSLGQELTETLRAPSGAPRVAGRPVRLAVGVSDVVPKVIARRVLASLETIEGPIRLTIRQDATVRLLDDLARHALDVLITDTPAPPNTTPRVFAHALGECGTAFFAARSLASELKGDFPRCLDRAPFLLPGPANVQQHALLAYFEKHGVVPRVAAEIDDSALLKAYGEDGRGVFAGPEAISREISAHYNVDCIGRAPALRERFFLLTAERRIEHPLVSRLLSRGHDVFVGEPSREAENPPDSARAPATPRVRGRAPRKARPQRS; from the coding sequence GTGGCCCCCGCGACCCCCTGGCTCAACTACAATCATCTGTTCTATTTCTTCGTCGTCGTCACCGAGGGGGGGGTCGCGCCGGCCTCGCGCAAGCTGCGGCTCTCTCACCCCACGGTCAGCGAGCAGATCCGCGCGCTCGAGGCTGCGCTGGGGGAGACGCTCTTCTTCCGCGAGGGCAGACGCCTCGCCCTCACCGACGTGGGGCGCCACGTGTTCACGTACGCGGAGGACATCTTCTCCCTGGGCCAGGAGCTCACCGAGACGCTGCGGGCGCCCAGCGGCGCCCCGCGTGTCGCGGGGCGACCGGTGCGCCTGGCCGTCGGCGTGTCCGACGTCGTGCCCAAGGTCATCGCGCGCCGCGTGCTCGCGTCGCTCGAGACGATCGAGGGGCCGATCCGCCTCACCATTCGGCAGGACGCGACCGTGCGCCTCCTCGACGACCTCGCGCGCCACGCGCTCGACGTGCTGATCACCGATACGCCCGCGCCGCCGAACACCACGCCCCGCGTCTTCGCTCACGCCCTCGGCGAGTGCGGCACGGCCTTCTTCGCGGCCCGCTCACTGGCGAGCGAGCTCAAGGGCGACTTCCCGAGGTGTCTCGATCGGGCGCCGTTCCTGCTCCCCGGGCCTGCGAACGTGCAACAACACGCGCTCCTCGCGTACTTCGAAAAGCACGGCGTGGTGCCGCGGGTCGCCGCGGAGATCGACGACAGCGCGCTGCTAAAGGCCTACGGGGAGGACGGCCGCGGAGTCTTTGCGGGCCCCGAGGCCATCAGCCGCGAGATCTCCGCGCACTACAACGTGGACTGCATCGGGCGGGCGCCCGCCCTCCGAGAGCGCTTCTTTCTGCTCACTGCGGAGCGACGCATCGAGCACCCGCTGGTCTCGCGCCTGCTCTCGCGAGGCCATGACGTGTTCGTGGGGGAGCCGAGCCGCGAAGCGGAAAATCCGCCCGACTCGGCCCGCGCCCCGGCGACGCCGCGCGTGCGCGGGCGGGCCCCAAGGAAAGCTCGACCGCAGCGATCGTAA
- a CDS encoding DUF1275 domain-containing protein, whose translation MNAQIPLLASTTVHDRRNLPLWVVLAFSAGAVNAAALAACQRFVSHVTGTVTRVGADYGSAYLLLDYAAVLGAFVVGAMSSFWMLDGRRLRGKAPFVGLPLAMVAMILALVAALGRFGAFGPFGKTVETPGDFLMLGLLAFAMGLQNASVASTSGMIVRTTHMTGPLTDLSIALGAYLSTAAPADLRERARAGIVLRGAKILAFIAGALVASIAATRLEYLTFLIPAGFVAVAAYVLSSVVEYETQGVVAT comes from the coding sequence ATGAACGCGCAGATCCCGCTCCTTGCCTCGACCACTGTCCATGACCGGCGCAACCTGCCGCTGTGGGTCGTGCTGGCCTTCTCGGCGGGAGCGGTGAACGCGGCGGCGCTGGCGGCGTGCCAGCGCTTCGTGTCCCACGTGACCGGCACGGTCACGCGCGTGGGGGCCGACTACGGGAGCGCCTACCTGCTCCTCGACTACGCCGCGGTGCTGGGGGCCTTCGTGGTGGGCGCGATGAGCTCGTTCTGGATGTTGGACGGCCGGCGGCTGCGTGGGAAAGCTCCGTTCGTCGGGCTCCCGCTCGCGATGGTCGCGATGATCCTCGCGCTCGTGGCCGCGCTCGGGCGGTTCGGCGCGTTCGGTCCGTTCGGCAAGACGGTGGAGACCCCGGGCGATTTCCTCATGCTCGGGCTGCTCGCCTTCGCCATGGGGCTCCAGAACGCGTCGGTGGCGTCGACGTCTGGCATGATCGTCCGCACCACACACATGACCGGCCCGCTCACGGATCTGTCGATCGCCCTCGGCGCCTACCTCTCGACCGCCGCGCCGGCGGACCTGCGGGAGCGCGCCAGAGCCGGGATCGTGCTTCGCGGGGCGAAGATCCTCGCGTTCATCGCGGGCGCGCTGGTCGCGTCGATCGCGGCCACGCGGCTGGAGTACCTGACCTTCTTGATCCCGGCGGGCTTCGTCGCCGTCGCTGCGTACGTCTTGAGCAGCGTCGTCGAGTACGAGACGCAGGGCGTCGTCGCCACCTGA
- a CDS encoding carbonic anhydrase (macrophage inducible 5; Mig-5), protein MRTHTRETQASITPEKSLQFLKEGNARFVANLRAHRDLLEQINDTRDGQFPFATILSCIDSRTSAELVFDQGLGDIFSVRIAGNVVNDDILGSMEFACKIAGARSVVVLGHTKCGAIKGACDGVQMGNLSTLLNKIQPSIYAERTIHEDRTSANGAFVERVAELQVRRSVRAIVEQSVTLRAMIDAGELAVIGALYDVESGLVTWLEDTRLLGRTTL, encoded by the coding sequence ATGCGAACGCACACGCGCGAGACCCAAGCCAGCATCACGCCGGAGAAGTCCCTGCAATTTCTGAAGGAGGGCAACGCGCGCTTCGTCGCGAACCTGCGCGCGCACCGCGACCTCCTCGAGCAGATCAACGACACCCGCGACGGTCAGTTCCCGTTCGCCACCATCTTGAGCTGCATCGACAGCCGCACCTCGGCAGAGCTCGTCTTCGACCAGGGCCTCGGCGACATCTTCAGCGTCCGGATCGCGGGCAACGTCGTCAACGACGACATCCTCGGGTCCATGGAGTTCGCGTGCAAGATCGCCGGAGCGCGGTCGGTCGTGGTGCTGGGGCACACGAAGTGTGGCGCCATCAAGGGCGCGTGCGACGGCGTCCAGATGGGGAACCTGTCGACCCTGCTGAACAAGATTCAGCCCTCGATTTACGCCGAGCGGACTATCCACGAGGACCGCACCTCCGCGAACGGGGCGTTCGTCGAGCGGGTCGCCGAGCTGCAGGTTCGTCGCTCCGTGCGGGCGATCGTCGAGCAGAGCGTGACGCTCCGAGCGATGATCGACGCGGGCGAGCTCGCCGTGATTGGCGCGCTCTACGACGTCGAGTCCGGGCTCGTCACGTGGCTCGAGGACACGAGGCTTTTGGGGCGGACTACGCTCTAA